The Malus domestica chromosome 06, GDT2T_hap1 genome has a segment encoding these proteins:
- the LOC139196893 gene encoding uncharacterized protein, giving the protein MTHLFWNCRGLGSDTAVRALHGLIRKYRPSMIFLSETKMKDHRVNGGAKKDGFRGWEVGAVTWMRLTGVYGIPYRGEKATFWNWMNSFFQPMDIPWLCGGDFNEFLWESEKSGGASVLYNRPRYLANFMEEVELHDLDFNGSPFTWRGIRNGELVEERIDRGLCNQLWQNIWPNTLVNHAAVVGSDHCPILISCEPNQRRGRKRFRFEAMWAKEEECRSIVESCWNRQCPGDAITRWQSRINVCRSKLTSWSKRKFNHRTEAIDVLMDQLGELQLNWGPNREAILRLTIEVDLLREQEESFWKQRSRIKWLRKGDANTSFFHQSTLQRR; this is encoded by the exons ATGACGCACTTATTCTGGAACTGCCGTGGTCTTGGGTCGGACACGGCAGTTCGGGCTCTACACGGGCTTATTAGAAAATATAGACCCTCTATGATCTTTCTCTCCGAAACAAAAATGAAGGATCATAGAGTCAATGGGGGTGCGAAGAAGGATGGGTTTCGCGGATG GGAAGTTGGTGCTGTTACGTGGATGAGGCTGACGGGTGTTTATGGCATTCCATATCGTGGTGAGAAGGCAAccttttggaattggatgaattcCTTTTTCCAGCCTATGGATATTCCTTGGTTATGTGGGGGTGACTTTAACGAATTCTTATGGGAGTCCGAGAAATCTGGTGGGGCTTCGGTTCTTTATAACCGACCTCGGTACTTGGCTAATTTTATGGAGGAGGTAGAGTTGCATGATCTTGATTTTAATGGGTCTCCCTTTACTTGGCGAGGGATTCGAAATGGGGAGTTGGTGGAGGAAAGGATAGACAGAGGCTTATGTAATCAGCTCTGGCAGAACATTTGGCCAAATACTTTGGTCAATCACGCTGCGGTTGTGGGCTCAGATCACTGCCCCATCTTGATTAGCTGTGAGCCGAATCAgagaagaggaaggaaaaggTTTCGTTTTGAAGCAATGTGGGCAAAGGAAGAGGAGTGCAGAAGTATTGTCGAGTCCTGTTGGAACCGCCAATGCCCTGGGGACGCTATTACAAGGTGGCAGTCTCGGATTAATGTTTGTCGATCCAAACTGACCTCTTGGAGCAAAAGAAAGTTCAACCATAGAACAGAGGCAATTGATGTTCTAATGGACCAGCTAGGGGAACTACAATTGAACTGGGGACCAAATAGGGAGGCAATTCTGAGGTTGACCATCGAGGTTGACTTGTTACGGGAACAAGAGGAAAGTTTCTGGAAACAACGATCAAGGATTAAATGGCTCCGAAAGGGAGATGCTAACACTTCGTTCTTCCATCAGTCTACTTTGCAACGTCGATGA
- the LOC103409624 gene encoding NAC domain-containing protein 43-like isoform X1, whose product MSDDQMSLSINGQSQVPPGFRFHPTEEELLHYYLRKKVAFERIDLDVIREVDLNKLEPWDIQEKCKIGSTPQNDWYFFSHKDKKYPTGTRTNRATTAGFWKATGRDKIIYSGFKRIGLRKTLVFYKGRAPHGQKSDWIMHEYRLDESNTHETTVSSSMGESMTEEGWVVCRVFKKKNYQKALESPKASFSMDSSNNQMHGSRNDGVLDQILMYMGRTTCKLENHDQSLTMNNISERFMHLPRLESPTLPNLPTFDQERSFKACYSAIDDMFIETEPSSTNQPSNGCHNNDLVDDHEYPKTRLNDWATLDRLVASQLGQLNGQDQETPKHLSCFGDPNMAFCSSPHPNDQDNDVQLSYPYLRTSRSSDHQSEVYNNENDLWNFTKSSSSPSSSDPLCHLSV is encoded by the exons ATGTCAGATGATCAAATGAGTCTATCAATAAATGGTCAATCTCAAGTTCCCCCAGGTTTCCGGTTCCATCCAACCGAAGAGGAGCTTCTTCACTACTATCTTAGGAAGAAAGTTGCCTTTGAGAGGATTGATCTTGATGTAATTCGAGAAGTTGATCTTAATAAGCTTGAGCCATGGGACATTCaag AGAAGTGCAAAATAGGTTCCACTCCACAAAATGATTGGTACTTCTTCAGTCACAAGGACAAGAAATACCCAACCGGAACTCGAACCAATCGGGCAACCACTGCTGGGTTTTGGAAGGCCACCGGGCGGGACAAGATCATCTATAGCGGCTTCAAAAGAATTGGATTGAGGAAGACACTTGTGTTTTATAAGGGTCGAGCTCCTCATGGACAAAAGTCAGATTGGATCATGCATGAATATAGGCTTGATGAAAGCAACACTCATGAAACCACC GTTTCTAGCTCAATGGGGGAGTCGATGACCGAAGAAGGGTGGGTGGTCTGCCGGGTATTCAAGAAGAAGAACTATCAGAAAGCTTTAGAGAGCCCTAAAGCCTCCTTCTCCATGGACTCATCAAACAACCAAATGCATGGTTCAAGAAACGATGGTGTTCTTGATCAAATACTGATGTACATGGGAAGGACTACTTGCAAGCTGGAAAATCATGATCAATCCTTAACCATGAATAACATCTCAGAAAGATTTATGCATCTGCCAAGGCTTGAGAGCCCAACTCTTCCAAACCTTCCCACTTTCGATCAGGAACGTAGCTTCAAAGCTTGCTATTCGGCCATTGACGACATGTTCATAGAAACTGAGCCTTCTTCAACAAACCAACCAAGCAATGGTTGTCACAATAATGACCTAGTCGATGATCATGAGTACCCCAAAACAAGGCTAAATGACTGGGCTACCCTTGATAGGCTTGTGGCATCCCAACTAGGTCAACTCAATGGCCAAGATCAAGAGACACCAAAACACTTGTCTTGCTTTGGCGATCCAAACATGGCCTTTTGTTCTTCTCCTCATCCTAATGATCAAGACAATGACGTACAGCTATCATATCCATACCTACGTACAAGTAGATCATCCGATCATCAATCCGAAGTATACAACAACGAGAATGATCTGTGGAACTTCACCAAATCGTCGTCATCACCGTCATCATCGGACCCGCTTTGCCACTTGTCGGTGTAA